From the Halalkalicoccus sp. CGA53 genome, one window contains:
- a CDS encoding ABC transporter ATP-binding protein → MGVIELEGLTKHYGDVVGVDDLTFSVEEGEIFGFLGPNGAGKTTAIRTLLGLLSPTSGTARVLGADVRDEGALVEARRRVGYLPADLGFDEGATGEQILDLHGRIKGDSRREALLARFDPPIERQVREYSTGNEQMLGIVQAFMHDPDLVIMDEPTSGLDPLKQERFHEFLAEESERGTTVFFSSHVLSEVRQVCDRVGILREGTLAALEDVETLLSRGGKRVRIRVEGSLDPDALALPGAFDAESVGDALAFTYAGEYNALLSRLTEFDVIDVEIGEPPLEDVFMHYYGEEGAADEEEPAARRAEVADA, encoded by the coding sequence ATGGGCGTGATAGAACTCGAGGGGCTGACGAAACACTACGGCGATGTCGTGGGCGTCGACGACCTCACGTTCTCCGTCGAGGAGGGGGAGATCTTCGGCTTCCTCGGCCCGAACGGCGCGGGCAAGACCACGGCGATCAGGACGCTCCTGGGGCTGCTCTCGCCGACGTCGGGGACGGCGAGAGTGCTCGGCGCGGACGTGCGGGACGAGGGGGCGCTGGTCGAGGCGAGACGCCGTGTCGGCTACCTCCCGGCGGACCTCGGCTTCGACGAGGGGGCGACCGGCGAGCAGATCCTCGATCTACACGGGAGGATCAAGGGCGACTCCCGGCGCGAGGCACTCCTAGCGCGCTTCGACCCGCCGATCGAGCGGCAGGTCCGCGAGTACTCGACCGGAAACGAGCAGATGCTCGGCATCGTCCAGGCGTTCATGCACGACCCGGATCTGGTGATCATGGACGAGCCGACCTCCGGGCTCGATCCGCTGAAACAGGAGCGCTTCCACGAGTTCCTCGCCGAGGAGAGCGAGCGGGGGACGACGGTGTTCTTCTCCTCGCACGTGCTGAGCGAGGTCAGACAGGTCTGTGACCGCGTGGGGATCCTCAGGGAGGGGACGCTCGCCGCGCTCGAGGACGTCGAGACGCTGCTCTCCCGTGGCGGTAAGCGGGTGCGGATCAGGGTAGAGGGGTCGCTCGATCCGGACGCGCTCGCGCTCCCCGGGGCGTTCGACGCCGAGTCGGTCGGCGACGCGCTGGCGTTCACCTACGCGGGCGAGTACAACGCGCTGCTCTCGCGTCTCACGGAGTTCGACGTTATCGACGTCGAGATCGGCGAGCCACCGCTCGAGGACGTCTTCATGCACTACTACGGCGAGGAGGGCGCGGCGGACGAGGAGGAGCCAGCCGCGCGCAGAGCGGAGGTCGCGGATGCTTGA
- a CDS encoding M24 family metallopeptidase, translating into MDPDLSALDELLDDRDADGYLIDASSEHSDQRYLSGFDAHDPFFTLYTGETHLLVSGLEYGRARKEARAETVSRYADYDYLYGSPDERMRMLADFLADHDVSSTLAPARFPLATADGLRDREVSVEAETEDVLTEIRAVKTDEEIGYIREAQRANEAAMAAAEELLRAASVESGRLLLDGEALTSERVTREIERTLLEHDHALDETIVAGGAQGADPHDRGSGPLPANQPIVIDVFPRSKATKYNADMTRTFVVGEPTEEAVRRYEITEEALDAALAAVEPGVTGADVHDAVCDVYEGAGYATLRSDPGTEVGFIHSTGHGIGLDVHELPSLSPSGGELEPGHVITVEPGLYHPDVGGIRIEDLVVVTEEGYENLTRYERRFVV; encoded by the coding sequence ATGGACCCCGACCTCTCCGCGCTCGACGAGCTCCTCGACGACCGCGACGCCGACGGCTACCTGATCGACGCGAGTTCGGAGCACTCCGACCAGCGCTACCTCTCGGGCTTCGACGCCCACGACCCCTTCTTCACCCTCTACACGGGAGAGACGCACCTCCTCGTGTCCGGACTGGAGTACGGTCGGGCGCGGAAGGAGGCTCGGGCGGAGACGGTCTCGAGATACGCCGACTACGATTACCTGTACGGCTCGCCCGACGAACGGATGCGGATGCTGGCCGACTTCCTCGCCGACCACGACGTCTCCTCCACCCTCGCCCCCGCCCGCTTCCCGCTCGCGACCGCCGACGGCCTCCGGGATCGAGAGGTCTCGGTCGAGGCCGAGACCGAGGACGTGCTCACCGAGATCCGTGCGGTGAAAACCGACGAGGAGATCGGCTACATCCGCGAGGCACAGCGGGCGAACGAGGCGGCGATGGCCGCCGCGGAGGAACTGTTGCGAGCGGCGAGCGTCGAGAGCGGTAGATTGCTCCTCGACGGGGAGGCGCTCACCTCCGAGCGCGTGACGAGGGAGATCGAGCGCACTCTGTTGGAACACGACCACGCGCTCGACGAGACGATCGTCGCCGGGGGCGCACAGGGCGCCGATCCCCACGACCGAGGGAGCGGGCCGCTGCCGGCGAACCAGCCGATCGTGATCGACGTCTTCCCGAGGAGCAAGGCCACGAAGTACAACGCCGACATGACCCGGACGTTCGTCGTCGGCGAGCCGACCGAGGAGGCGGTGCGGCGCTACGAGATCACCGAGGAAGCGCTCGACGCGGCGCTCGCGGCCGTCGAACCGGGGGTGACCGGCGCGGACGTCCACGACGCGGTCTGTGACGTCTACGAGGGGGCGGGCTACGCGACGCTCCGGAGCGACCCCGGTACCGAAGTCGGCTTCATCCACTCGACGGGCCACGGCATCGGCCTCGACGTCCACGAACTCCCCAGTCTCTCGCCGAGCGGCGGCGAACTCGAGCCGGGGCACGTGATCACCGTCGAACCGGGGCTCTACCACCCCGACGTGGGCGGGATCCGGATCGAGGACCTCGTCGTCGTCACCGAGGAGGGCTACGAGAACCTCACCCGGTACGAGAGACGGTTCGTCGTCTGA
- a CDS encoding DUF7546 family protein codes for MYRLTTIVSAREARWIALVLVAELWLLAIYFAFTPAEPTSLRYLLYPFVWINVGLWVILKTAPPTAERRHRAGAAVLALSYFLVLAALSGLVGVHTGQEHQIHAVSGLYTTMGAPGWGPAVAYVGETVHLSFVPYLVIGYLALAYLVYVTVLDAAGAALSGVLGLATCVGCAVPVVASLVAGVAGGSSALTVAVYSLSIDISTGVFVLAATLLYWRPGYDSRR; via the coding sequence GTGTACCGGCTCACGACGATCGTCTCCGCGAGGGAGGCGCGCTGGATCGCGCTCGTCCTCGTGGCCGAACTCTGGCTCCTCGCGATCTACTTCGCGTTCACGCCAGCCGAACCGACGAGCCTCCGCTACCTGCTCTACCCGTTCGTCTGGATCAACGTCGGGCTCTGGGTGATCCTGAAGACAGCCCCGCCGACTGCGGAGCGCCGTCACCGGGCCGGTGCGGCCGTTCTCGCGCTCTCGTACTTCCTCGTGCTTGCCGCGCTCTCGGGGCTGGTCGGCGTCCACACCGGCCAGGAACACCAGATCCACGCCGTCTCCGGGCTCTACACGACCATGGGCGCCCCCGGCTGGGGGCCGGCGGTCGCGTACGTCGGCGAGACGGTTCACCTCTCGTTCGTTCCCTACCTCGTGATCGGCTACCTCGCGCTCGCGTACCTCGTCTACGTGACCGTCCTCGACGCGGCCGGCGCCGCGCTCTCCGGCGTGCTCGGCCTCGCCACCTGCGTCGGCTGTGCCGTCCCGGTCGTCGCGTCGCTCGTCGCGGGCGTCGCCGGTGGCTCGTCCGCGCTCACCGTGGCCGTCTACAGCCTCTCGATCGACATCTCTACGGGCGTGTTCGTCCTCGCGGCCACGCTGCTCTACTGGCGGCCCGGCTACGATTCGCGCCGGTAG
- a CDS encoding TetR/AcrR family transcriptional regulator, which translates to MSGFSDGERERIREALIHTGREKFTRYGVKKTTIGDLTEPVGIASGTFYRFFDSKDDLYWAVLETEREGVVERIETAVSAAAGPEAEIRALLSAIFSEIETNPLVRGLLDDADERARMIATMSEAELEAAHREKVAFLLPHVESWIDAGVEFEGEPEVVAGALRSLAFLTLHEVEIGPDYPEIRDLLIASVAAGLAPGDHEN; encoded by the coding sequence ATGAGCGGGTTCAGCGACGGCGAGCGGGAGCGGATCCGCGAGGCGCTCATCCACACCGGTCGCGAGAAGTTCACCCGGTACGGCGTGAAGAAGACGACGATCGGCGACCTTACCGAACCTGTGGGGATCGCGAGCGGGACGTTCTACCGGTTTTTCGACTCGAAGGACGACCTCTACTGGGCGGTGCTCGAGACCGAACGCGAGGGCGTCGTCGAACGGATCGAGACGGCCGTGAGCGCGGCAGCGGGTCCCGAGGCGGAGATACGTGCGCTCCTCTCGGCGATCTTCTCCGAGATCGAGACGAACCCCTTGGTCCGGGGGCTGCTCGACGACGCGGACGAGCGCGCGCGGATGATCGCGACGATGAGCGAAGCGGAGCTCGAGGCCGCCCACCGGGAGAAGGTGGCCTTCCTCCTCCCGCACGTCGAATCGTGGATCGATGCGGGCGTCGAGTTCGAGGGCGAGCCCGAGGTGGTGGCGGGGGCGCTCCGCTCGCTCGCCTTCCTCACGCTACACGAGGTCGAGATCGGTCCGGACTACCCCGAGATCCGCGACCTCCTGATCGCGAGCGTCGCGGCGGGACTGGCCCCCGGAGACCACGAGAACTGA
- the aroA gene encoding 3-phosphoshikimate 1-carboxyvinyltransferase, which produces MDVTLSPSRLAGRVRAPPSKSYTHRAILAAGYGEGATVREPLFGADPRATMRAVRAYGGTVEERDDRVEVEGFAGTPAVPDDVIDCANSGTTMRLVTATAALGDGLTVLTGDSSLRSRPQGPLLEALSDLGGRAESTRGNGQAPLVVGGPISGGAVSIPGDVSSQYITALLMAGAVGEGGIEIELTTELKSAPYVEITLDVLDAFGIEVERTSVGFSVPGGQTYDAAEYSVPGDFSSMSYLLAAGALCGEEVTTTGAQPSAQGDSAIVGIVERMGGDVVWEREEGEIRTSASELSGIEVGVGDTPDLLPTIAVLGAAAGGETRITDCEHVRYKETDRVSAMATELEKMGAVVREERDVLTVVGEETDLVGTTVEGYDDHRIVMALSVAGLIAEGETTVEGAEHVDVSFPDFFEVLSGLGADVSV; this is translated from the coding sequence ATGGACGTCACACTCTCGCCGTCGCGCCTCGCCGGGCGCGTGCGCGCGCCGCCCTCGAAGAGCTACACCCACCGGGCGATCCTCGCCGCCGGCTACGGCGAGGGCGCGACGGTGAGAGAGCCGCTGTTCGGTGCCGACCCCCGCGCGACGATGCGCGCCGTCCGCGCCTATGGCGGCACTGTCGAGGAGCGTGACGACCGCGTCGAGGTGGAGGGCTTCGCTGGGACGCCCGCGGTCCCCGACGACGTGATCGACTGCGCGAACAGCGGGACGACGATGCGCCTCGTGACCGCCACCGCCGCGCTCGGCGACGGCCTGACCGTGCTCACCGGCGACTCGTCGCTCCGCTCCCGCCCGCAGGGACCGTTACTCGAGGCCCTCTCGGACCTCGGCGGGCGTGCCGAGAGCACCCGCGGCAACGGCCAGGCGCCGCTGGTCGTCGGCGGGCCGATCTCCGGGGGGGCCGTCTCGATCCCCGGCGACGTCTCCTCGCAGTACATCACGGCGCTGCTGATGGCGGGGGCGGTGGGCGAGGGGGGGATCGAGATCGAACTCACGACGGAGCTGAAGTCCGCCCCGTACGTCGAGATCACCCTCGACGTGCTCGACGCCTTCGGGATCGAGGTCGAGCGCACCTCGGTGGGATTCTCGGTTCCGGGCGGGCAGACCTACGACGCGGCGGAGTACTCCGTACCGGGCGACTTCTCCTCGATGTCGTACCTCCTCGCTGCGGGCGCCCTCTGCGGCGAGGAGGTGACGACCACCGGCGCGCAGCCGAGCGCGCAGGGCGACAGCGCGATCGTCGGGATCGTCGAGCGGATGGGCGGCGACGTGGTGTGGGAGAGAGAGGAGGGCGAGATCCGGACGAGCGCGTCGGAGCTCTCGGGGATCGAGGTCGGGGTCGGCGACACGCCCGATCTGCTACCCACCATCGCCGTCCTCGGCGCGGCGGCGGGAGGCGAGACCCGGATCACCGACTGCGAGCACGTCCGGTACAAGGAGACCGACCGCGTGAGCGCGATGGCGACCGAGTTGGAGAAGATGGGGGCCGTCGTCAGGGAGGAACGCGATGTTCTCACCGTCGTCGGTGAGGAGACCGATCTCGTGGGCACCACGGTCGAGGGCTACGACGACCACAGGATCGTGATGGCGCTCTCGGTCGCTGGCTTGATCGCCGAGGGCGAGACGACGGTCGAGGGTGCCGAACACGTCGACGTCTCGTTCCCGGACTTCTTCGAGGTGCTTTCGGGCCTGGGCGCGGACGTCTCCGTCTGA
- a CDS encoding ABC transporter permease subunit — MLEFARFEARRRAKGTAALVAGVSLLAASFTGLFPSIETADVDMDAYVEAFPPALQEMFGIAALDTIEGFLAVELYQFVWLLLLGLYFAYSAAGLIASDVERDRMDLTLSLPVTRTRVLAEKFLSLSVPILALNAVVPLVVYASVVAIGQSIDPVDLLAVHLLSIPYLLACAAIGLVLSVLADRADLAKRAAIVVVFVLFLVESLAASTENLEWLGYVSPTHYYDPTEVLVAGSYDLTGAGILIVSTLALVFASRLRFVRADVGA; from the coding sequence ATGCTTGAGTTCGCCCGGTTCGAGGCGCGACGCCGGGCGAAGGGGACGGCGGCGCTGGTCGCCGGCGTGAGCCTCCTCGCCGCCTCGTTCACGGGGCTGTTCCCCTCGATCGAGACCGCCGACGTCGACATGGACGCCTACGTGGAGGCGTTCCCCCCGGCGCTCCAGGAGATGTTCGGGATCGCGGCGCTCGACACGATCGAGGGCTTTCTCGCGGTCGAGCTCTACCAGTTCGTCTGGCTCCTGCTCCTCGGGCTCTACTTCGCCTACAGCGCCGCCGGACTGATCGCGAGCGACGTCGAGCGCGACCGGATGGACCTCACCCTCTCGCTTCCGGTCACTCGGACGAGAGTGCTCGCGGAGAAGTTCCTCTCGCTCTCAGTCCCGATCCTCGCGCTGAACGCCGTCGTTCCACTGGTGGTCTACGCGAGCGTGGTCGCGATCGGCCAGTCGATCGACCCGGTCGACCTCCTCGCGGTCCACCTGCTCTCGATCCCGTACCTGCTCGCGTGTGCCGCGATCGGCCTCGTCCTCTCCGTGCTCGCGGATCGAGCCGACCTCGCGAAGCGGGCGGCGATCGTCGTCGTGTTCGTGCTCTTCCTGGTGGAGTCGCTGGCCGCCAGCACGGAGAACCTGGAGTGGCTCGGCTACGTGAGCCCCACCCACTACTACGACCCGACGGAGGTGCTCGTCGCGGGCAGCTACGACCTGACGGGTGCGGGGATCCTCATCGTCTCGACGCTCGCGCTGGTGTTCGCGAGCAGGCTCCGGTTCGTCCGGGCGGACGTCGGGGCATGA
- the aroC gene encoding chorismate synthase: MNGNRFGRLFQVTTYGESHGRAMGCVVSGCPAGLELEERDLQRELDRRKPGQSMITTSRDEPDAVTINSGIEDGYTTGTPIGLTIQNKDARSGKYEPFVTAPRPSHGDYTYSAKFGTRNWGGGGRSSARETVNWVAAGAIASKLLSLEGIEIKAHVNRIGDVGAREVSFEEMKEHTEENPVRCADPGAAAEMEELIERYQREGDSIGGSIEFEIRGVPRGLGAPRFDGLPSRLGAAIMSIPATTAFEYGLGTEASRYSGSERNEDWAFDDGDSFPEIRSEEGDPVPIGNDHGGIQGGISTGEPIYGEATWHAPTSIPKEQTTVDWETGEEKRVQVIGRHDPVLPPRAVPVVEAMCALTVVDFMLLAGRINPDRVDGRVGEYATDYHPRSPENE, translated from the coding sequence ATGAACGGCAACCGATTCGGTCGGCTCTTCCAGGTGACGACCTACGGCGAGAGCCACGGGCGGGCGATGGGCTGTGTGGTCTCGGGCTGTCCGGCGGGGCTCGAGCTAGAGGAGAGAGACCTCCAGCGGGAACTGGATCGCAGAAAGCCGGGCCAGTCGATGATCACGACTTCGCGCGACGAACCCGACGCGGTGACGATCAACTCGGGGATCGAGGACGGTTACACCACCGGAACGCCGATCGGGCTCACGATCCAGAACAAGGACGCTCGATCCGGTAAGTACGAGCCGTTCGTCACCGCGCCGCGACCAAGCCACGGCGACTACACCTACTCCGCGAAGTTCGGCACGCGCAACTGGGGCGGTGGCGGGCGATCCTCCGCGCGGGAGACGGTGAACTGGGTCGCTGCGGGTGCGATCGCCTCGAAACTGCTCTCGCTGGAAGGGATAGAGATCAAGGCCCACGTCAACCGGATCGGCGACGTCGGGGCCCGCGAGGTGAGCTTCGAGGAGATGAAAGAGCACACCGAGGAGAACCCCGTCCGGTGTGCCGATCCCGGGGCTGCCGCGGAGATGGAGGAGCTGATCGAGCGCTACCAGCGCGAGGGCGACTCGATCGGCGGCTCGATCGAGTTCGAGATCCGCGGCGTTCCCAGGGGACTCGGGGCGCCGCGGTTCGACGGGCTTCCCTCCCGGCTGGGCGCTGCGATCATGTCGATCCCGGCGACGACCGCCTTCGAGTATGGCCTCGGGACGGAGGCCAGTCGGTACTCGGGCTCCGAGCGCAACGAGGACTGGGCGTTCGACGACGGGGACTCGTTTCCCGAGATCCGGAGCGAGGAGGGGGACCCGGTTCCTATCGGCAACGACCACGGCGGGATCCAGGGTGGGATCTCTACTGGTGAGCCGATCTACGGCGAGGCGACCTGGCACGCGCCGACGTCGATCCCGAAGGAGCAGACGACGGTCGACTGGGAGACGGGCGAGGAGAAGCGGGTGCAGGTGATCGGCCGCCACGATCCGGTGTTACCCCCGAGGGCGGTCCCGGTCGTGGAGGCGATGTGTGCGCTCACGGTCGTCGACTTCATGCTGCTCGCTGGCAGGATCAACCCCGACCGGGTCGACGGTCGGGTCGGAGAGTACGCCACCGACTACCACCCCCGGAGCCCGGAGAACGAGTAG
- a CDS encoding AI-2E family transporter: MSPISKRADARLRQRIVLGLLLLALLAVVAYVVEAVVAVVVVAVFLYYAVRPIYRFLRRFDLGKRKRAALALVLFGVPFLVLLFYTVAIVLLETAQLVEQYGVQDQLVRGVLEADLGGIELSELEETIAGASATAPLASLGTGLLGFLGMASSLVVQTMVLVLLTYYMLIDGPRFVAWLLETFDRDGVLTEYVRAVDPELSATLFGNIVNVFVTAAVGIVVFSLYNVVAPPIVQVPFPALLGALAGIGSLVPVIGIKLVYVPVALALLVRLVLEGDYSALLYVAGFVAVVGVLVDAIPDLLIRGLISGENTHTGLLIVAYIVGPAVFGLYGLFLAPILLVLLINAGYVLVPYVVSGELPHSRQTRLAEFDSLEPTDPGRGTDPEPGGPRSDRTTGISTPREP; this comes from the coding sequence ATGTCACCGATCTCGAAGCGGGCGGACGCCCGACTTCGCCAGCGGATCGTCCTCGGGCTCCTGTTGCTCGCCCTGCTCGCGGTCGTCGCCTACGTCGTCGAGGCGGTCGTCGCGGTCGTCGTCGTCGCGGTCTTCCTCTACTACGCGGTCCGGCCGATCTACCGGTTCCTCCGCCGGTTCGATCTCGGAAAGCGTAAGAGAGCGGCGCTCGCGCTCGTGCTCTTCGGGGTTCCGTTTCTCGTCCTCCTGTTCTACACGGTCGCGATCGTCCTGCTCGAGACGGCACAGCTCGTCGAACAGTACGGCGTCCAGGACCAGCTCGTCCGGGGCGTGCTCGAGGCGGACCTCGGCGGGATCGAACTCTCCGAACTCGAGGAGACGATCGCCGGCGCGAGCGCCACGGCGCCGCTCGCCTCGCTCGGAACGGGGCTGCTCGGCTTCCTCGGGATGGCGAGCAGCCTCGTCGTCCAGACGATGGTCCTCGTCCTGCTCACCTACTACATGCTGATCGACGGCCCCCGGTTCGTCGCGTGGCTGCTCGAGACGTTCGACCGCGACGGCGTCCTCACCGAGTACGTCCGCGCGGTCGACCCCGAACTCTCGGCGACGCTCTTCGGCAACATCGTCAACGTCTTCGTCACCGCGGCGGTCGGCATCGTCGTCTTCAGCCTCTACAACGTCGTCGCGCCGCCGATCGTCCAGGTCCCGTTTCCGGCGCTGTTGGGCGCGCTCGCGGGAATCGGCAGTCTCGTCCCCGTCATCGGGATCAAGCTCGTCTACGTCCCGGTCGCACTCGCCCTGCTCGTCCGGCTCGTCCTCGAAGGCGACTACTCCGCGCTGCTCTACGTCGCCGGCTTCGTCGCCGTCGTCGGCGTCCTCGTCGACGCGATCCCCGACCTCCTCATCCGGGGGCTGATCTCCGGCGAGAACACCCACACGGGACTGCTGATCGTCGCCTACATCGTCGGCCCCGCCGTGTTCGGCCTCTACGGGCTCTTCCTCGCCCCGATCCTCCTCGTACTCCTGATCAACGCCGGCTACGTCCTCGTCCCCTACGTCGTCTCCGGCGAACTCCCCCACTCGCGTCAGACCAGGCTCGCCGAGTTCGACTCATTGGAGCCGACCGACCCTGGGAGGGGAACCGATCCGGAACCGGGAGGACCCCGATCCGACCGAACGACGGGTATCAGCACACCCCGAGAGCCTTGA